A genomic region of Metopolophium dirhodum isolate CAU chromosome 1, ASM1992520v1, whole genome shotgun sequence contains the following coding sequences:
- the LOC132934697 gene encoding sorting and assembly machinery component 50 homolog, with protein MGNLYAKPYHDFNINQKLSLQDFKLLGNQEARVDQVHMHGYSKTKDLILQSSINLMFTSNSLKNIINNAEIVRKNLMSLNCFENISVNIDVSSGSNSTPNGYKVTFNVQELTFASSILHSVARDNEGIVKLGFKLNNISGHANHFKIESSIGNGGTQKYDACISKHIPGSISSCISGHIFKKKSYWNTVHGVFDEWGTLFDLLFLSPYKSHFSQNLQYEGVIRDINMLSKESPFKLREESGFSVKSSIKHITTIDTRDSKVLANEGVFFQMVMEVAGFGGDVKFLRNYFTSQFYSKISKDVVFQGSFGGGVLTDLGTFKKVNMMDRFFLGGPMTLRGFQSRGIGNLNDNVVAGVTSYWVSAVHIYVKPLFGMESNRINEAIRLHLFCNAGNISFFGKDTKSSLERTFKDFRLSTGFGVVARIGNSIRFEFNLCSPLQYSAGDRIVDGFQFGVGANFI; from the exons atgggAAATCTATATGCAaaa ccTTACCATGATTTCAATATTAATCAAAAGTTGTCACTACAAGATTTTAAATTGCTGGGAAATCAAGAA gCAAGAGTTGATCAAGTGCACATGCATggatattcaaaaacaaaagattTAATTCTTCAATCATCAATTAACTTAATGTTTACATCAAATTCtttgaaaaat ATTATAAACAATGCAGAAATtgttcgtaaaaatttaatgagcttaaattgttttgaaaatattagtgtTAATATAGATGTAAGTAGCGGATCAAATTCAACTCCAAATGGATataag GTTACTTTTAATGTACAAGAACTGACATTTGCATCTAGTATACTTCATTCGGTTGCAAGAGATAATGAAGGAATTGTTAAACTAGGTTTTAAGCTAAACAATATTTCTGGCCATgccaatcattttaaaatagaatCATCAATTGGAAATGGTGGCACTCAAAAATATGATGCTTGTATTTCCAAACATATTCCTGGAAGTATATCTTCATG caTTTCTggacatatatttaaaaaaaagtcatactgGAATACTGTACATGGTGTTTTCGATGAATGGGGAACTCTATTTGACTTACTATTTCTTTCACCTTATAAA agtcATTTTAGTCAAAATTTACAGTATGAAGGTGTTATACgtgatataaatatgttatctaAAGAAAGTCCATTTAAACTAAGAGAAGAATCAGGTTTCTCGGTTAAATCTTCTATTAAACATATAACTACAATTGATACAAGAGATTCCAAGGTTCTCGCTAATGAAGGCGTATTCTTTCAAATGGTTATGGAAGTAGCTGGTTTTGGCGGTGATGTTAAATTTTTGAGAAATTATTTTACTAgtcaattttattcaaaaatcagTAAAGATGTT GTATTTCAAGGCTCATTTGGAGGAGGAGTACTTACTGATTTAGGAACATTTAAAAAGGTTAACATGATGGATCGATTTTTCCTTGGAGGCCCTATGACATTACGTGGTTTCCAATCTCGAGGAATCGGGAACTTAAATGATAATGTGGTTGCTGGTGTTACG AGCTATTGGGTTTCTGCTGTCCATATTTACGTGAAACCACTTTTTGGCATGGAAAGTAACCGAATAAATGAGGCAATCAggctacatttattttgtaatgcTGGGAATATATCATTCTTTG gTAAAGACACTAAATCCAGTTTGGAAAGAACATTTAAAGACTTCCGGTTATCAACTGGTTTCGGGGTAGTTGCTCGAATTGGTAATTCAATAAGATTTGAGTTCAATTTATGTTCACCACTTCAGTATTCAGCTGGTGATAGAATTGTTGATGGTTTTCAATTTGGAGTTGGAGCaaactttatttaa
- the LOC132933737 gene encoding uncharacterized protein LOC132933737, whose amino-acid sequence MIAIIMIYELMFTCVIFAEVGTMPVDRLSQLTNFKPASLVDHNPTAVIPPPNLDISDKIDVKKLLGMLHILNEDKSAQVSESTSLPSSTAMNVVHDFDYSKECKVDEDSSNNQVTDLMILNTVYDRVSEHIKSVYETIQKNYDVLMKLNILKGMLMMGDNSIQSKESTPWIKYMSKYKNIINSY is encoded by the exons atgattgcgaTCATCATGATTTACGAATTAATGTTCACGTGCGTTATTTTCGCAGAGGTCGGTACCATGCCTGTGGATCGGCTAAGCCAATTGACGAATTTCAAACCCGCCAGCCTTGTAGATCACAATCCGACTGCGGTCATCCCTCCGCCCAATTTGGACATCTCGGACAAGATCGACGTGAAGAAATTACTGGGCATGCTGCACATACTCAACGAGGATAAATCTGCACAAGTGTCG gaaaGCACGAGTTTACCGTCATCTACTGCAATGAACGTGGTCCACGATTTCGACTATTCAAAAGAATGCAAGGTTGACGAAGATTCATCGAATAATCAAGTTACGGACCTGATGATTTTGAACACAGTGTATGACAGAGTATCGGAACATATAAAATCGGTTTACGAAACCATTCAAAAGAACTACGACGTTTTGATGAagcttaatattttgaaagggATGCTGATGATGGGAGATAATAGTATTCAATCAAAAGAGTCGACACCATGGATTAAATACATGtccaaatacaaaaatattattaacagttattaa